Genomic window (Oryza sativa Japonica Group chromosome 3, ASM3414082v1):
CAACAGTTTGGTCTACAATTGAAAAAATCTAGCTACTAAGAATTTGAGGACTTCAAAAGGAAGAACATAGAATAAACAAAATTAATTCCTGCCTAAATCCTAAATCATTCTGCAGGTGCTACCCTAACTCAAAATTGCATCTTAAAAGTTCCCTAGCGTGCTCTTGTTAGCCTATCctccacaccaaaattaaaatctTGGAACATAAtctttagagttgattttgaggtttgtTCATGGTTGTCTATTTTCCAGTATTAGCTTTTAAACCATTACTAATATAAATACAAAAGTTTTtacccataaattatttttcctttctttATGCATATTTTATGGCTTATTAAAGCCATAGATCTAAAACTGATGTTCATCatgtcaaaaaagaaaaagaaaaggtgtcGCTCAAATAACAAAACCCTACTTGTACAATATAGAAAGAGAAAATTTAACTATATGGGCCCTCCTCCTTCGTCGGCCCATTTGGCCTATTACAATTCACAAATCTGGCTCATTTTTCCGAATCCTCCCTACGACTTGGGCCCGAGACTggtctcctctctctttcccccacAAAAGCGAGGACGCgaaggaggccgccgccgccgcagagaaggaagagagggagagatcgccggatcgccgcccgccgccgccacgatgTCGTCGATGCTGTCCGCGTTCTCGCAGTGGTTCGTGAACCCGCGCCGCAACCCGCTCGCCCGCCTCCACATGCAGGCGATCTCCTCGCGCCTCCGGAAATACGGTAGGGTTTGCTGTCTCGCCTGGATCTGGGTGTCTCGATTcggggggggtggggggcttTCTTGATCTGGAAATTTGATGGGATTTTGTTCTTGTTATTCTGTATGTGTGATTGATCCGTTGTTAGGCCTGAGGTACGACGATCTGTACGACCCGAAGCATGATCTGGACATcaaggaggcgctcgagaggctTCCCAGGGAGGTGGTCGACGCCCGCCACCAGCGCCTCAAGCGCGCCATGGACCTCTCCATGAAGCACCAGTACCTCTCCGAAAACGACCAGGTCCGTTCATTTCCCTCCTGCCCTGATCTAGTTTTTGCGGCGATGGTGTGCAGATTAGGGTGGCCGGGTTTCTAGGTTTGTGTTTTTTGAGAGCCCACGCAACAAATACGTAAATTATAGGTTATCCCGATTATTGCCTGTAAAGTGAAATGAGTGTAGAGCAAAGGGGATCGATGCACTCATTTTGGGTATAGTATGATGTTGATGATTCTTTTAGGCCGGAAGGTTGTGGATGCATGATTCGGGTTAACATATGTTACAAAACTTGTTCCTTGTTTGTGAAGAGGGTGTATATTCGTCCTACGAATTCTTGATTTCGGAGTTACAGCTTGTTACACATGTATTCTTGTAAAATTTCTTACCTAAGAACCTGAATACACAATTAGGCCATCTTTCATCTTTAGCAGTGAGCCAGTGATTACCATTACATTTGTCATTATCTGTACTAACCCGGTAAACTGATGTGCTTCTGAAACATTCTCTCTATTTGCACAGGCGCAACAGACACCATTCAGAGGCTATTTGAGTGACATGATGGATCTGGTAAGTGTATCTGAAGATGCTCTTTGTCATTGCACTTGTTCATTGCACAAACGCTCTAATTGAATGCCAAGTTACATTAAGCATTACCCTTATAATTCTTAGTATGAGGTCTTGTTGCATTTGGTTATACATTAGCATGCCATAATGTAATCTATAGCCTTGTAATTTTCTCTTGTGCTGGGTAAAATGTATTCAGATTAGTTTGAAATGGCAGTCTATTAAATTCATGTAAAAAGGGTTTTCCTCTTGACGCCACTCTAAGCTGAAGATATTGTGTGTTTATAAATTTGCTTTTGTTCTTGAGTATCCTCGAGGGTGCATGTCGGCATGAATATCgatcaccttttttttcttgtttattaTCTTGCTGGGCATGGTCGCTTTTAGTATTACTGGGTTACAAGAAGCGTGATCCCTATAAAATTTGCAGTCATGGGTTGTGACTATTATTTTCTAGTATCCTTCTAACTCCTCAGGGGTTGTATGCAATCTAACCATGCAATACCCACTGCATTCAATTAGTTGTACATAGAAAAAACAACTGAAATAACTACCTAAGAAATTCCTAGGCCTTAATTTTATGGTTTGCCATTACCCATTAGCCATTTATGACGTGCAGCTAATTTTCATTTGAAGCTTGTGCTAGTCTAAATGCCCTTTCCCCCCCTTGTTGCAGGTGAAGAAGGAGAGATTAGAGCGTGAAGAACTGGGAGCCCTTCCCCTTCACCAGAGGACCCTTCCCTGAAGTCTTATCTTGATAGGCCCTGCTGTTTTTTCCCACCACAATGCATCAAATAAAATGCAGTGGATGACTCATGATACTGTCTCTCATTTTGAAGttccattttcatatatattcgTGTGTGATGCATTGGTCGTCACTGATTACTTCGCATCCTTTTCAAATATGTTAATTTAACAGCAACAATTTTTCTTTTACATCATTGTCGTAAATTCTTCATGTATTGTGCTTCACATGAGAAGAATGTCTGTTGTTTGCTCAGAATGGCTTTTGTTTTACCACCTATTGTTTTGATTATGCCATGGTTCTTGGTCATGGTTGTTTGTGCAGAGTCGCATTTGAGCGATTATTCATGTATATTGTGCTTCACCTGAGCAAAGAATTGCTTTATGTTTACAACTACACCcactgtttcatattataatacgctttgactttttttctaatataaaaaaaatgtataatctcttacaacaccaaattagtttcattaaatctaacatgaaaaatattttgataatatatttgtttggtgTCAAAGGTACTGCTATACTTTTATAAACTTAGCCAAACTTAAACAATTTTGActtaaataaaaaagttaataTGCCTTATAATGTAAAATGAGAtaaaaatggagagagtattatttTGCATATGTCATGGATGATTTTGCAGCCTTTCATTTGAGCAGCTACTGGTTATGACAATTGACGAGCACGAGCTAGTATAGTAATAGAGCTTCCGGCTTGTTCTTCCTAACGAGTTAGGGTTCCTCTTATTATTTTTGGCGCGGTTACCGCACCCCCGCGGTAAGTCGGTTACCACGGTAACCACGAGACATACCGTGgtttcaaaaactgaaaaggttaCCGCGCGGTTTTGTAAACCCCTAAAATAGCATTAGAGCTCTCAGCTTGTTCAAGTCCATGAAAGTATCAGCTTTTGGTTGTCAAATATACTCCGGCACGATCTAGAATAGTAATGAGAGCGTAATAGAGCTCTTGGCCTGTTGAAATCCATAAGAGCTAAAATAACTTCGGGCTGTTTTGGTTTAGTGCCAAATCTTGCCCTACCAAATTTTTTGGTAGCCTAAATAGTACTTGTGTGATGTTTGGATTGATGCCAAAACTTGCCAAATCAATAGAAATCTTTGCCAAAATATTGGTAATGTCAAAACTTGTCTAAAATTTGACACTACCAACAATTTGGTATGATAGcaatccaaacatgcccttCTACTCctattaaaaggaaaaaaacaacttCAAGATTTGAATATGGATATATAGGTGCTCTTGAGATGTACTTAATAGCGCAGTGACAAGTAGCACATGGTTTAAACCAATTTCAATTACCAATTACTCCCTAATATTAGCTAGGGTTCATTATGCAGTAATCTCAGCTAGAATGCTTTAGGACTCCTTTACTAACGCAAGGATTTTACAGATATTTTGCAGGAAATAGTTTAATTTTCACAAAATTCCCGTAAAAAATGGAATGAAAGATATTTTCTCCGCAGAGCCATCGCGGAGATCCGAGCGTTCCGCCCGGAAGAAGGAATAtcccaccgacatgtggggtccacccgtcgccgtcggccgtcgaGTCAACCTCCCCCCTAGTCCACGTGCGCATCCGAGTAGATAAAGTTGGCTACCTCGCCACGCCAACCCAGCCAccgtgatcgatcgatccaacgacggaaaaccgccgccgcggccgaatCCGAGCCCCGCCGGCGAGATCCtcgcggcggcccggcggccggcgaggcccCACGCGCGCTCGCGCGCTCGTGCCTTCCTCGTCACGACACCCCTAGGTTCATCCTAGGAGGAGGGGAATTCGGATTTTGGATTTTGGGGCATCGTGTTAATGGCGGTGCGGCCGgggtgggcggtggcggtggcgcgggcgtcggcggcggcgtggcagcgCGTGGCGTGCAACCCGGAGACGCTCCCCGCCGACCAGGTCCTCGGGCTGCTCTGCTGCGCGCCGCTCCACCTCCtcgcccgcctcgccgcgtTCCTCTGCATCCCCTTCGTCCCCGTCCAAGCCATgccccgcctcctctcccctcgcCTGCAAGGccacccgcgccgcctcctcctcctcccgcctcaGGAGTTCGTCGAAGTCGAACCTATGtactcccctttcccttcctcctcctcgtcctcgtcggatgacgatgacgacagcGACATCGAGGACGGGGAGATTGTTCATCTTCACTTCGATTGAGGTTCGCGGCTGGTCACTTACCGCCTTTGATTTCGTATCCATTTGTTCATAGTCTAGCAATCCTAGCGTGTGGAAAGGAATTGTGAATTGTGGAACTCTGGATAATATGTAGCTCTAGTGACAAATGACACAAATTCAGCTGAAATTTTCACAATTTGTCCCTTTGCAAAAActttttttacaaatgaaccgctgccaaaacttatttcaaaaatgactCTTTTGGTCAGCACCAAATCAcctggcgctgaacttagacacttCAGCGCCATGTCAACTGGCGCTGAATGCCGTGCCACCGCGGATGGGAGACTAAGTCAGCATGCCAATGCATATTTAGCGTCAcgctatttggcgctgaggtgtctaagttcagcgccaagggttatttttgaaataagttttgctgacggttcatttgtaaaatagtttttgcaaaagggtcaaattgtgaaattttttgcaaattcAGGATCAGTAGTCTAACTACCCGAACTCATTGGGCATTCGTTAGGTCGCCCACTTGAACAAACCACAGTAAAATTTAAAGTTCAAACATGTGATGTGATGACTCAGTTATGGGGACCTGCTTACTAGACAGTATAACTTGTAAGCCGctgaaatttatttatatgatgCTAATCCTCAATATGTCTGGAGGAGATATCTCACGTAGGTCAGTAGGTCATCATGTGCTGAAATTCTGCTGATATTTGGTTGGATTAGTGTGCATTTTCATTGTTCGATCGGTATTTACCATCTTCTACAGATGCAGTTAGGTGTAGTTTAGTCAAATTAGTCAGCTAATATAGTTAAATGAGACCCGAACCATTGATAACATCAGAATGAACCTAGAATTTAATTACCTTTTTTGagttaatattttcttttttaaaataattttccatcCAACCTCACTACTTTAAGTGGAGAGAGTGATTCTATAACACTATGCACACTCAATTGATTTGTACCATGTTGACTTATTAGAAATCTGATATAAGGTTGTTAGACTGTCTGTTCCGTGAACTTGCATAAGATTGCATACCGTGTTTTACTTTAGCCTATTGTTGTGGTATTATTCAATCTATGTTGGCATCTATAGAAACTAGAAAGTAGTGGATACAGTTATTTGCGTATGCCTCATTCCTGTGCAATCAATGACAGTTGGCCCTGACAGACTTGAAAGGTTAACCTGATAGTGTTCAACATTCTGGCTGACAGCAGTTTGATAGCTATAAGATGATGATGAGAAGGACATAGTTCTCAAACTTCTGTCTGCATCTGCATAATTGCTTGCTGTTTCCACCTTCATTGTGATGATGGGTGGTGCCTTGTATGGTCAATCTGCTGGAAACATTAGATGTGCCGTTTTCTTAAATTGGTTGATGGGCCTAATTCCATGCTCAGGGAGGAAGTATGCTTCTGGAATAAAATCCTTTTGTTGAATGCGCTCATTCAGTCATGCAAAACAAGCTAGATGGATCTCTGGCCACTCCTGAAGAAAAATGCAACATTAGTTCGTGCAGTTTGACTGTATTCATAATTTGTTTTGAACTTTTAGAATATATATTGTGCTTGCTTCATTTGGCCATTTGGGTATATTTCTTGAGTAGATTTTTCTACTCAACCTTGACAGTTTTCTAGCTTCTAAAAGATGGTATAGAACTATATATTTTGGGACTATTTTGTGCGCAGTTAAAGTCAAGCTGTAGCTCAACTAGAATGCATCATTTTTTAGTGAAAGTAATGTGCTAAAACCATTCTTTTTTGCATGGGAAATAAAGTAACCAAGTGAAGAGATTTACAACTTACAACTTCCATATTTCAGTGCACATTGATCTTTTAATATGTTTTCCGTCACCCTCACAAAGCAGGCGTGCATGTTTGAGGCTTAAGAATTGTGGTTCATTTCTTAGGACCTCTTCTGGATTTAAAacttgagttgttttgttgatcccccatcatctctaattttcgTCTATTTCAGGTTGCTTAGGAATAAGGCTCTGTGGGAGGCAACTTTTGGGCTTTCAGGTGCAAAGATTGAATGCATACTTGCATTCTGTACCTGATGCAAAATCATTCGCCCTTGCATCTAGCACTCAGAACCTAACACGTTCTGAGGTTGTTCATTGATAATAGTTCCATAGGTTAGAAGCTCTATTTTTATGATTGCATTGTTTTATTGTGGAACTCATCACTGGGTAGTGCTGATGAACGCCACACACTGTATTTAAAAGTTGAAATGCAATTCCAGATATTGATTGAAGATGGCTGTTTTCTTTGTTGAAAATATGTTATGTATTATACTTGATGAATGATGACACAGCATTGTGAAGCGCCCATCTTCGTTGTGAGTACACTGGTATTTAGCACATCTTTCTCTCTATAAGGACAGGACAGAACAAGGAAATGGATCTATCATCTTGTCATCTTTTGCTGTCTGATGGATTACTTTTGCTGTCTGACGGATTACAGCTGTGCTCTGTACCATGTCGGTTTTTGAGTAAAGGTAATGTTCCATTCTTCCTATACTAAAATAGGTTGCCATAAATGTTGGTAATAAAACGATTAATATAGTCTTAAAGAAAGAAAATaggtcatattttttttgttcaggAATTGAACATTGTTGTGAAGACAAGGAGAATCTTTGATTACAGAAAACTTTTGTTTGTGCTTCTGTCTGTGAAGTGGATTTTAGTCAGAAGCACTAATTCTGTAATGATTCAGCATTGCATTTTGGCAACTATATGTGTAGTCATCAATTTTTTTGTGTCTGCTTAGCGACTTATTTAGTTTGTGGAATTGCATTTCCCAAGTCAAGAAATATTATAAGGGCTTTGGGCAAGGTGGTGCagcagagagagggagggagtgagAGCACATATCTGATTCATCGCATGTGAGCACATCTCTGATTCATTGCATGTGATTTGTGCTTCTGTTATGTTACAGTGAAAATGGTTCATCCTGTTTATTGTGATCACCTATCAAGGTAACTGAAGATCTTATGTCACCTCCCTTTTCCAGCTTTACTGCCTCTGGATATCCTCTTTTTCTCTCGGTTCAAGCTTTGAAGAGGCAAGAGATATAAAATGCTATATTCCATGAAGGTATGTTTGTTTCCAACTCTATAATGAAGTGTATGAGGTAGCTTGTTTATATCGTTCTGTTTCAATCTACTCACTATTTGTGTAAATTGCTCACTGCCTAACTAGAAAGCATCCATTTCCTATGTGACCAAAGATTGCCTTTCCACTTATCCGTTATCTTATACGATATCCATGATTTAGGTTGATTATATCAAATTTTTCATAGAATTGAGCATGTCCGTAATCATTTAATTCTAATAAATTGTTTGCTAGAGTTGAAATGTAGCGTTCAAATACCTCGTTAGCTGATTAAATAGACTGGGAGAAGAAACAGGCCCTCATTGCAAGTGTTGAAGTGTGACCAACCTCGCACATGTCAGTGGCCTCATGAACCGTGAACACGTAGGGTCCTCTGGCCCTCTGCTTATCATGGAAAGGCAAATGGTGCTACCATAGTAACACAAGCTTTTTTAGCCATGGCTCTATTATTGCGTGTCTCTGCTCTTTCTGTCCTGTAGACACTGGACGATAGCCATTAATCTCAACTTTGGAACCTAGAGGAGTACTGATAAATAAGCTTGGTTGGTAGTCTCCTAGGCAACTAATTGCTTCACGGGCAAGCGATATGCCTGCCCAATAGAAACTATGCCGTTCTGGCCTTGGGTCTTTTATACTGTTACGATTTATGATGCACTGAAAGTCTCTTTCTGCTCTCTGTTTGAAGGCTGAAAAGTACTGCTAAGTGGAACTAGGGTCTGGGAATCTTCTGTTACAAATAGGTAGATTGCCTGGCATTAGTTGCTTAATTAAGCTTTCATTGAACTCGTCTGGTGGCATATTGCAGCATGAGATCTTTCTAGAACTGAAACCCAATTACTTGAAACCTATTCACAGTCAGATTTAAGTATCgggcttggaagttggaacacaCTGTACCACGTTGTGTTGTAGTTTTGTGGTACAGGAAAATCATGCCTTAGTTAAGCAAGTAAAGTTTAAGAACCATTCATGGAATTGCGGTACAAACTAGAGAGGGCCATGTCCAGCACGAATCACCGTTCATATGCCTGATGCCTGGTAAAGGCACATGCTATCGTTTGGTGAGGCAACTGATTTGGCAGCTCAACCACACACAGCAGGAAAGCACTCAAATAAATGAGCTTACAGCCCAAAGACCATGCACGCAGTCCCGTTGGATGTAAATTACCCTTTTGTCTAAGAAAATGACCCCTTGAATGTTGCTGTTGAGTAATGTCCTTTTAAGCTTGCGTAGATTGAATTTAGAGTCGCAGACCCATGCatgttactacctccgttttttaatagatgacgttgttgactttttctcacatgtttgaccattcgtcttatttaaaaattttatgcaaatgtataagatataaatcacacttaaagtactatgagtgataaaacaacctataacaaaataaattataattacgtaaattttttaaataagacgaatggtcaaacatgtgagaaaaagtcaatggcgtcatctattaaaaaacggagggagtatcttggTAGGTGATTTGTTTTTTCAAGAATGATAGCTGATGGAGAGTGATTAGGATGGGGGCAATCCCTGAATAAATGTATGTAATGACACTGATTGGAACTTTAGAGTTATTAGTACGTAATCCATCTCTGTCAATACAGGCTAATTTTAGCTGGTTAGCAGTAGCACTTAAATAGCAGCTGTTACAATGTGACTATTTGCTCaacatctcaaaatatatatagtacctTTATGGAGTCCTAGCTCCTAGGATCAACCGATCAAGCATGTCACTTGTGAGTTGCGACCCTATATTAAAAATCTGCTTCAGGAGTTTATGACATTAAACAATTGTTCATACGGAGACTGAAAATGATGCCCTGTGTGTTTATCTGTTTAGCCTCTTTATCATAACTGGACAAACCTGCCAGGGTGGCTCACTGAGAGAAACAGCGAACCATGTGATATAACGGCTTTGAATTGTGATTGTGCCCATGACTCCTCTACTGTTCTTACCTGGTATGCATTCCTGTGTCCAAGGCTAAAGCTGACGTGTAATGGGTTTCCTTATCCCCAACTTGTAGCCTGCTTTGTACTTTGTCCCCCATGCCCTGATGCTAACCGATCAGCCCCCATGCATGTATCCACGTATAATTGTTCGTATCCATCTTGGTGCGTGTGTGTTGCTAGTACACAAGCTGCATTTTTGCACATCCTCAGTGCGTTGTTGAGCTAGCTATGTTGGATAATGATTCGATTCTTGCACCGCTTGTTGGGAAGTGACCATTTGTATAGAATCACTGGCTTTTGGTAGCCTTGCTTCAATTCTTTGTAGTTTGGAAATTGTACATAAAGGTGCCCTTCAACTTCAAGTGCTTGTGCAAGAAAAGCCAGTAGAAGAGAGATGGATTCCTCCTTCTCTGACGTGGTTATATGCTTTTATATTCGCGGGCGATTCAGCTTGTGGATGAAGTAAAATCTATTAGTGTCTATTTGAGCTCATTATTTGTATAGGTGTGCCTCGAATTATTATGACTGTCTTCTGAGCCggtgaaaaaaatttcaactaCTACGGACCAAACTGAAAACATCCAAAGCCTGTCCTAATGCAAAGGGcctactgacaggtggggccagtATGGACCGCACGTAATACTACTCCGATACTAAATAAATTTTGTATCCATCTGTTTAGCATGTTACTGCTGCTGTATTTCTAGGTTTTTTACCCGTTTACCAAGAGGTCCGATGCTGTAAGATCCGGTCAAGACGAGACCGGTCAACGGTCGTAGCATTAGCAGGGTCTGGATTGACCAATGCATGTGATGTGCTGTTGTTACTGCTTCGACAACCAGCCATCGTGGCAGGCAGGGCGACTGTGCAAGCACTATTATTACTGTTGTCAGGTTGTTACCAGACGATGTTTATCTTTTTAACCCTCCACGTTTAGTCCTCACCCTCCTCTGATTAGTGTTACTAGCGTGAAAAACATTCTGGAGCAAAGGCCGGGTTAAAAAACGGAGTGATGAGTGCACGGTCGCGGTTAGTTTTATACGTAGAACTGTACCTGCTTTTTGCTGCTAAACGTGTCATACCGGTGAtcgttactttttttttataggatAGGTTAACATTTCGGTCTTCATTTCACCAGCCATTTTACAATGTTCCTTTTATAATGTACTCCTACTACTATCTTATCCAGGTATACCGTATAGTGTATTTGTGTGGGGTCTATTTGAACATACCTCCTCCGtcataaaaaaaagacaaaccctggattttcgtgtccaactttaacggcccgtcttatatgaaatttttttataattcgtattttcattattgttagatgataaaacatgattaatattttatgcgtgatttgtctttttatttttttttataatttgaaagacggacggtcaaacgttaggcatgaaattgtcttttttttttggacggaaggagtatctGAAGACGGGACAGTTGAGTTACTTCTCTTGCGTAGACCTGACGAATGTCATTAAAAACTAGAGTATACTAGTATACTAGCTCGACACCATTAATACGTATTAGCATGTCTTCGCATGCGGGTAATGATAAAAACGACTTAACTGCAATATCAGTACTGTACTTACCTACTACTCGTAGTACTACCGTTAAACAAAATGACTTAACTGTAATATATCAGTACTGTAAGCATGGTGTGCACTTTGCAGGGTCCCCTTTTCCAAAGCTCACCGTACCTTAAGCACTGCCTAATCACTTTCCTTAAAACTTTCGTTAGCCGGTGCACGGAGGCACGCGTGCGCCCCCCGCCGGGATCCAATGCTGCGACCGCCGCTCGCGTCGCgcgtgcgagagagagagagaagcgaaAAGCTCACGCGTCCGGTCCCACCACGTAAGATGGGACCCACTGGTCAGCGGGTGGGGCGGTGGCACGAGTGCCGGCTGCTCCCACGTGCCGGGCCGCGGGTGGGGGGTGGGGCCGTGTTGGGGGAAACGGAACGGGGGCCCGGCCGCGGCACAGTGGGCAGGTTGGTGGGGGCCCACGTGAGTGGCCCGAATAAAGAAAATTACCAACCATACCCAGGGTTTTGCCCcccaagaggaggaagaagtcgGGTTTAGCCGTTTGAACCACCGTGCAATGCGTGCATAAACATCTAGGAACAAACTGTGAAAGACAAACGTATTACGGATTTGAGATGGTGAGAGTCAGCTATGACAGAAAATCTAGGAAGCACTACGACGAACTGTAATAGTCAAAGCTAGATCATGCTAGCTATAGATCGTCTGGCATGAAGtccgaaggaaaaaaaagtctcATTGACTTAGATTAATTAATCTTATGCCAGTGCATATTATGGATAATCTTAGTATAATTAATACATTTAATGCATGTTGTCATGTTGATGGTGTGGACTTTTCTAATGTTTAACTCTTATTATCATTGTGCGACATTACAGTCAACTGCCCATTTTCTTCACAACAACATTTATATTTATTACAAAAATTATGTCTAACTACCTATTTTCTTCACAACAACATTTccatttattcaaatttaagCCGGATTGCGAAACGAATATGAAGGTTTCAAATATTGACGGCCACCACTCGATGTTGTCTGATACATGAAACCACTCGATTAATTGGTAAGTTCAAAAAACAAACTAATATTTATACCTTATCGTGGGAAGTGGTTTTCTTGAGCCCCAatatattttgtaaaaatttgGTGGTCACTAAAGATATAGATAGTATAATCTTTAAAGTATCACTCACTAATATAGATAGTGTTGGATTTTATATCGCAAAACAACATATTTCCTCGGTTTGAGAATGTAAGTATTTTCTAGGTAGACACATGTATTAATAAAGTAGATAAAAATGATTAGAGAATCACAACAGAATTTAAGTATATTTTTAGTTGGACACGGCTATTAAAAAGTATATAAAAAATGATCGAAGAGAAAGTAGGTAAATAAATGAATGAGAAAATGATTGtgattgattaaaaaaaagagaacagataaagaaataattttattttaaaacaagGTATACTAAGTTAGAAATAGCTGTAGTATAATTTAGCATTGGAACGGAGTACATTATTTTTTGAGTTAATTTCACTTTGGGCCATAttttattgccaaaattttcactttggactaccATTTGTCCAATCTTTTCACGTTGGACTAGGTAACTTTACCTTTGTTGCACAATGAACCACCCCAAAACATATCTTCAGTTCTTCGATGACTTCGAGCAAATTGTTAACGACATGCCAGTAAACTTTCATACCAATATGCATGCCATACATTTGTCGAAAGAGACGCTAGACATCACTAGCGAAAAGATTTATGGTGGTCCATTATGCAACAAAGGTAAAATTATTTAGTCCAACGTGAAAAGATTGTATACAGGGTAGTTCAAAGTGAAACTATCGCAATaaaacatagcccaaagtacaattcactctttttttttttcactaacaCAGCGGCTATTACTCCATTTCTTGAGAAAGGCTTTCCTCGGACCCCACAAATCAGTGGGCGTTACCCGTGGTCCTGGCGTGGAATGCCCGGTACCCGTAATAATTTGCGAATCATGGAGGGCATTTTGGTCCAGTCCAGAAGCCCCAAAAATAAAGCTCGTAATCTGCGAAAGCTGATgaagctgagagagagagagatagagagagtgtgtgtgtgtgtgtgtcttcGCTTCACTGCCCACTTGGATCCtcgtggctgctgctgctgtagcGGAAGACGACGAGCCGCCCAAGAATCCAGCACCCACCCatccactgctgctgctgctcctgctgctgcaccCCCCGCATTGTTTCGAATTTCTCAAATCGGccctcgggctgcggcggcgcggtcaccggcggcgaggtgagTTCGTCGGTGaagaggaaggggggggggggggtgtgaaGTGAAGTGCGATTTGAggagggagcggtggcggcgtgagGAGGCGAG
Coding sequences:
- the LOC4334506 gene encoding cytochrome b-c1 complex subunit 7, which produces MSSMLSAFSQWFVNPRRNPLARLHMQAISSRLRKYGLRYDDLYDPKHDLDIKEALERLPREVVDARHQRLKRAMDLSMKHQYLSENDQAQQTPFRGYLSDMMDLVKKERLEREELGALPLHQRTLP
- the LOC9270425 gene encoding uncharacterized protein, which codes for MAVRPGWAVAVARASAAAWQRVACNPETLPADQVLGLLCCAPLHLLARLAAFLCIPFVPVQAMPRLLSPRLQGHPRRLLLLPPQEFVEVEPMYSPFPSSSSSSSDDDDDSDIEDGEIVHLHFD